From one Triticum aestivum cultivar Chinese Spring chromosome 4B, IWGSC CS RefSeq v2.1, whole genome shotgun sequence genomic stretch:
- the LOC123093710 gene encoding sugar transporter ERD6-like 4 isoform X3: protein MNGKGGDGGGGHESGGSDHDDDMRKPLLPLLVNTGSWYKMGSSLTAGSSSMAIICESHVSALLCTLIVALGPIQFGFTGGFSSPTQDAITRDLGLSISEFSVFGSLSNIGAMVGAIASGQMVEHVGHKGALMIAAVPNILGWLAISLAKDTTFLYTGRLLEGFGVGIISYTVPVYIAEISPRNKRGALGCVNPLSVTLGMVLAYVLGMLVPWRMLALIGTLPCTILIPGLLFIPESPRWLAKMNKMDDFEASLQVLRGSETDITSEVNDIKTAVASANKMTAIRFQELNQKKFRMPLILGIGLLVLQQLSGINAILFYAGSIFKAAGLTNSNLAACGLGAIALLATGATTWLLDRAGRRILLIISSAGMTLSLLAIAVIFFLKDNVPQDSDMYYILSMVSLFAIVAYVITFSFGMGAIPWVIMSEILPVSIKSLAGSFATLANWLTSFGITMTANLLLSWSAGGTFACYTLVSSFTLMFIILWVPETKGRTLEEIQWSFR, encoded by the exons ATGAACGGCAAGGGCGGAGACGGTGGAGGAGGGCACGAGAGCGGCGGGAGCGACCACGACGACGACATGCGGAAGCCGCTGCTG CCGCTGCTGGTGAACACGGGGAGCTGGTACAAGATGGGGTCGAGCCTCACGGCGGGGAGCTCCTCCATGGCCATCATCTGCGAGTCCCACGTCTCCGCCTTGCTCTGCACGCTCATCGTCGCGCTCGGCCCAATCCAGTTCGGCTTCACCGGCGGCTTCTCCTCCCCGACGCAGGACGCCATCACCCGCGACCTCGGCCTCTCCATCTCCGAG TTCTCGGTGTTCGGCTCGCTCTCCAACATCGGCGCCATGGTGGGCGCCATCGCCAGCGGCCAGATGGTGGAGCACGTCGGCCACAAAGGG GCGTTGATGATCGCTGCTGTTCCTAACATCCTCGGCTGGCTCGCCATCTCCTTGGCAAAA gacACTACGTTTCTGTATACGGGGCGATTGCTTGAAGGATTTGGTGTTGGTATCATATCCTACACG GTGCCTGTATACATAGCAGAGATTTCTCCTCGTAACAAGAGGGGCGCTCTAGGCTGTGTGAACCCG TTGTCTGTAACACTTGGGATGGTGTTGGCCTATGTGCTCGGCATGCTTGTTCCTTGGAGGATGCTTGCGCTGATAG GAACCTTGCCATGCACAATATTGATACCTGGCCTACTCTTCATTCCAGAATCTCCAAGATGGCTG GCAAAGATGAACAAGATGGATGATTTCGAAGCCTCTTTACAAGTTTTGAGAGGATCTGAGACCGACATCACCTCAGAAGTGAATGATATAAAG ACAGCGGTAGCATCAGCAAACAAAATGACGGCAATTCGTTTCCAAGAGTTAAACCAAAAGAAATTCCGCATGCCCTTGATA CTAGGAATTGGCCTGCTTGTACTACAACAGCTAAGTGGGATCAACGCCATACTGTTTTATGCAGGCAGCATCTTCAAAGCTGCAG GTCTTACAAACAGCAACTTGGCCGCATGTGGACTTGGAGCTATTGCG CTTCTTGCCACTGGAGCTACAACCTGGTTGCTAGACAGAGCTGGCCGACGGATCCTACTTATT ATCTCTTCTGCTGGGATGACCCTAAGCCTTCTTGCAATTGCCGTCATATTTTTTCTCAAG GACAACGTTCCGCAAGATTCTGACATGTATTACATATTAAGCATGGTCTCCTTGTTTGCTATTGTG GCTTATGTGATCACCTTCTCCTTCGGTATGGGTGCCATTCCATGGGTCATAATGTCTGAG ATCCTGCCGGTTAGCATCAAGAGCCTGGCGGGAAGCTTCGCAACGCTCGCCAACTGGCTGACCTCCTTTGGGATAACAATGACAGCAAACTTGCTGCTCAGCTGGAGTGCTGGAG GCACCTTTGCGTGCTACACGCTCGTGAGCTCTTTCACGCTCATGTTCATCATCCTCTGGGTGCCGGAGACCAAGGGAAGAACTCTCGAGGAGATACAGTGGTCGTTCCGGTGA
- the LOC123093710 gene encoding sugar transporter ERD6-like 4 isoform X1, with translation MYCVEGSQATIRCTCIRLQTSYLARDGRAHPTPTTSPHFKVDILFFPLPPPLYLPSARAAMNGKGGDGGSDHDDMDMRKPLLVNTGSWYKMGSSLTAGSSSMAIICESHVSALLCTLIVALGPIQFGFTGGFSSPTQDAITRDLGLSISEFSVFGSLSNIGAMVGAIASGQMVEHVGHKGALMIAAVPNILGWLAISLAKDTTFLYTGRLLEGFGVGIISYTVPVYIAEISPRNKRGALGCVNPLSVTLGMVLAYVLGMLVPWRMLALIGTLPCTILIPGLLFIPESPRWLAKMNKMDDFEASLQVLRGSETDITSEVNDIKTAVASANKMTAIRFQELNQKKFRMPLILGIGLLVLQQLSGINAILFYAGSIFKAAGLTNSNLAACGLGAIALLATGATTWLLDRAGRRILLIISSAGMTLSLLAIAVIFFLKDNVPQDSDMYYILSMVSLFAIVAYVITFSFGMGAIPWVIMSEILPVSIKSLAGSFATLANWLTSFGITMTANLLLSWSAGGTFACYTLVSSFTLMFIILWVPETKGRTLEEIQWSFR, from the exons ATGTATTGTGTGGAAGGAAGCCAAGCAACCATACGTTGTACCTGTATACGTCTGCAAACAAGCTACCTAGCTAGAGACGGAAGAGCCCATCCCACCCCGACCACCTCTCCCCATTTCAAAGTCGACATCCTCTtcttccccctccctccccctctctatCTTCCATCAGCCAGGGCCGCCATGAACGGCAAGGGCGGAGACGGCGGGAGCGACCACGACGACATGGACATGCGGAAGCCGCTGCTGGTGAACACGGGGAGCTGGTACAAGATGGGGTCGAGCCTCACGGCGGGGAGCTCCTCCATGGCCATCATCTGCGAGTCCCACGTCTCCGCCTTGCTCTGCACGCTCATCGTCGCGCTCGGCCCAATCCAGTTCGGCTTCACCGGCGGCTTCTCCTCCCCGACGCAGGACGCCATCACCCGCGACCTCGGCCTCTCCATCTCCGAG TTCTCGGTGTTCGGCTCGCTCTCCAACATCGGCGCCATGGTGGGCGCCATCGCCAGCGGCCAGATGGTGGAGCACGTCGGCCACAAAGGG GCGTTGATGATCGCTGCTGTTCCTAACATCCTCGGCTGGCTCGCCATCTCCTTGGCAAAA gacACTACGTTTCTGTATACGGGGCGATTGCTTGAAGGATTTGGTGTTGGTATCATATCCTACACG GTGCCTGTATACATAGCAGAGATTTCTCCTCGTAACAAGAGGGGCGCTCTAGGCTGTGTGAACCCG TTGTCTGTAACACTTGGGATGGTGTTGGCCTATGTGCTCGGCATGCTTGTTCCTTGGAGGATGCTTGCGCTGATAG GAACCTTGCCATGCACAATATTGATACCTGGCCTACTCTTCATTCCAGAATCTCCAAGATGGCTG GCAAAGATGAACAAGATGGATGATTTCGAAGCCTCTTTACAAGTTTTGAGAGGATCTGAGACCGACATCACCTCAGAAGTGAATGATATAAAG ACAGCGGTAGCATCAGCAAACAAAATGACGGCAATTCGTTTCCAAGAGTTAAACCAAAAGAAATTCCGCATGCCCTTGATA CTAGGAATTGGCCTGCTTGTACTACAACAGCTAAGTGGGATCAACGCCATACTGTTTTATGCAGGCAGCATCTTCAAAGCTGCAG GTCTTACAAACAGCAACTTGGCCGCATGTGGACTTGGAGCTATTGCG CTTCTTGCCACTGGAGCTACAACCTGGTTGCTAGACAGAGCTGGCCGACGGATCCTACTTATT ATCTCTTCTGCTGGGATGACCCTAAGCCTTCTTGCAATTGCCGTCATATTTTTTCTCAAG GACAACGTTCCGCAAGATTCTGACATGTATTACATATTAAGCATGGTCTCCTTGTTTGCTATTGTG GCTTATGTGATCACCTTCTCCTTCGGTATGGGTGCCATTCCATGGGTCATAATGTCTGAG ATCCTGCCGGTTAGCATCAAGAGCCTGGCGGGAAGCTTCGCAACGCTCGCCAACTGGCTGACCTCCTTTGGGATAACAATGACAGCAAACTTGCTGCTCAGCTGGAGTGCTGGAG GCACCTTTGCGTGCTACACGCTCGTGAGCTCTTTCACGCTCATGTTCATCATCCTCTGGGTGCCGGAGACCAAGGGAAGAACTCTCGAGGAGATACAGTGGTCGTTCCGGTGA
- the LOC123093710 gene encoding sugar transporter ERD6-like 4 isoform X2, which produces MNGKGGDGGGGHESGGSDHDDDMRKPLLVNTGSWWYAIRKSHVSALLCTLIVALGPIQFGFTGGFSSPTRDAITRDLSLSISEFSVFGSLSNIGAMMGAIASGQMVEHVGHKGALMIAAVPNILGWLAISLAKDTTFLYTGRLLEGFGVGIISYTVPVYIAEISPRNKRGALGCVNPLSVTLGMVLAYVLGMLVPWRMLALIGTLPCTILIPGLLFIPESPRWLAKMNKMDDFEASLQVLRGSETDITSEVNDIKTAVASANKMTAIRFQELNQKKFRMPLILGIGLLVLQQLSGINAILFYAGSIFKAAGLTNSNLAACGLGAIALLATGATTWLLDRAGRRILLIISSAGMTLSLLAIAVIFFLKDNVPQDSDMYYILSMVSLFAIVAYVITFSFGMGAIPWVIMSEILPVSIKSLAGSFATLANWLTSFGITMTANLLLSWSAGGTFACYTLVSSFTLMFIILWVPETKGRTLEEIQWSFR; this is translated from the exons ATGAACGGCAAGGGCGGAGACGGTGGAGGAGGGCACGAGAGCGGCGGGAGCGACCACGACGACGACATGCGGAAGCCGCTGCTGGTGAACACGGGGAGCTGGTGGTACGCCATACGCAAGTCCCACGTCTCCGCCTTGCTCTGCACGCTCATCGTGGCGCTCGGCCCCATCCAGTTCGGCTTCACCGGCGGCTTCTCCTCGCCGACGCGGGACGCCATCACCCGCGACCTCAGCCTCTCCATCTCCGAG TTCTCGGTGTTCGGCTCGCTCTCCAACATCGGCGCCATGATGGGCGCCATCGCCAGCGGCCAGATGGTGGAGCACGTCGGCCACAAAGGG GCGTTGATGATCGCTGCTGTTCCTAACATCCTCGGCTGGCTCGCCATCTCCTTGGCAAAA gacACTACGTTTCTGTATACGGGGCGATTGCTTGAAGGATTTGGTGTTGGTATCATATCCTACACG GTGCCTGTATACATAGCAGAGATTTCTCCTCGTAACAAGAGGGGCGCTCTAGGCTGTGTGAACCCG TTGTCTGTAACACTTGGGATGGTGTTGGCCTATGTGCTCGGCATGCTTGTTCCTTGGAGGATGCTTGCGCTGATAG GAACCTTGCCATGCACAATATTGATACCTGGCCTACTCTTCATTCCAGAATCTCCAAGATGGCTG GCAAAGATGAACAAGATGGATGATTTCGAAGCCTCTTTACAAGTTTTGAGAGGATCTGAGACCGACATCACCTCAGAAGTGAATGATATAAAG ACAGCGGTAGCATCAGCAAACAAAATGACGGCAATTCGTTTCCAAGAGTTAAACCAAAAGAAATTCCGCATGCCCTTGATA CTAGGAATTGGCCTGCTTGTACTACAACAGCTAAGTGGGATCAACGCCATACTGTTTTATGCAGGCAGCATCTTCAAAGCTGCAG GTCTTACAAACAGCAACTTGGCCGCATGTGGACTTGGAGCTATTGCG CTTCTTGCCACTGGAGCTACAACCTGGTTGCTAGACAGAGCTGGCCGACGGATCCTACTTATT ATCTCTTCTGCTGGGATGACCCTAAGCCTTCTTGCAATTGCCGTCATATTTTTTCTCAAG GACAACGTTCCGCAAGATTCTGACATGTATTACATATTAAGCATGGTCTCCTTGTTTGCTATTGTG GCTTATGTGATCACCTTCTCCTTCGGTATGGGTGCCATTCCATGGGTCATAATGTCTGAG ATCCTGCCGGTTAGCATCAAGAGCCTGGCGGGAAGCTTCGCAACGCTCGCCAACTGGCTGACCTCCTTTGGGATAACAATGACAGCAAACTTGCTGCTCAGCTGGAGTGCTGGAG GCACCTTTGCGTGCTACACGCTCGTGAGCTCTTTCACGCTCATGTTCATCATCCTCTGGGTGCCGGAGACCAAGGGAAGAACTCTCGAGGAGATACAGTGGTCGTTCCGGTGA